A window from Plasmodium gaboni strain SY75 chromosome 9, whole genome shotgun sequence encodes these proteins:
- a CDS encoding putative GTPase-activating protein, which yields MIVGNKFWDEEKDAPILKRNANYINRENCEYICKRAEHFYDIMLSYIKEDINVEIKEDCNDKEILRIIKLDAERTFNKEENRKLLIQVLQSIYPITNDYHQGISFISSFLLLFLEPKDVVKIITGLHKYYLPGYFKAMPKAYVRDSRVFLSILNIFHPKLYEHIKNLITPEAFVSKWFIGLNVHVLTFESLMLFFENLLKEGEIFLFKYSIALCKTLEQEIINTSDVSKLLALLRLDQKLFPNDYKVSEGQKIGEFFLNIIHTAKTIDLSNINLPKLRDEAYEQMRLEEERRKQIEMERLLTDDEIIFSDEEDFTQAEDEPESETAGVDDENEGEIKYTEDENEKKNDKNEMVVETKNVQDFKDGKDIDMKYSKNEDFKNNDNIGKVDNKEAKNIHEKNQKYAQDNINKVHVKVEVNEKREMEEY from the coding sequence ATGATAGTGGGTAACAAATTTTGGGACGAAGAAAAAGATGCACCAATATTGAAACGAAATGcaaattatattaatcGAGAGAACTgtgaatatatatgtaagCGTGCAGaacatttttatgatataatgttaagttatataaaagaagatataaatgtcgaaataaaagaagatTGTAATGATAAAGAGATattaagaataataaaattagaTGCGGAAAGAACAtttaataaagaagaaaatcgaaaattattaatacaaGTGTTACAATCAATATATCCAATAACAAATGATTATCATCAAGgtatatcatttatatcatcttttttattactttttttgGAACCTAAAGATGtagtaaaaataataacaggtttacataaatattatttaccAGGTTATTTTAAAGCTATGCCAAAAGCATATGTAAGAGATTCTCGAGTGTTTTTAAgtattttaaatatttttcatcccaaattatatgaacatataaaaaatttgatAACACCTGAAGCATTTGTTTCTAAATGGTTTATAGGATTAAATGTGCATGTGTTAACATTTGAATCTcttatgttattttttgaaaacttattaaaagaaggagaaatatttttattcaaatataGTATTGCTTTATGTAAAACTTTAGAACaagaaataattaataCAAGTGATGTTTCAAAATTATTAGCATTATTAAGATTAGATCAAAAGCTTTTCCCAAATGATTACAAAGTATCAGAAGGTCAAAAAATTGgagaattttttttgaatatcATACATACTGCAAAGACAATAGATTTAtcaaatattaatttacCTAAATTAAGAGACGAAGCGTATGAACAAATGAGATTAGAAGAGGAAAGAAGAAAACAAATTGAAATGGAAAGACTCTTAACAGATGatgaaattatattttctgATGAAGAAGATTTTACTCAAGCAGAAGATGAACCAGAAAGTGAAACAGCAGGAGTAGACGATGAAAATGAGGgagaaataaaatataccgaagatgaaaatgaaaaaaaaaatgacaaAAATGAAATGGTTGTGGAAACAAAAAATGTTCAAGATTTCAAAGATGGGAAAGATATTGATATGAAATATTCAAAGAATGAGGactttaaaaataatgataatatagGAAAAGTAGATAATAAGGAGGCTAAAAATATTCATGAAAAAAATCAAAAGTATGCACAAgacaatataaataaggTACACGTGAAAGTTGAAGTTAATGAAAAAAGAGAAATGGAagaatattaa